In Polynucleobacter sp. es-EL-1, the following are encoded in one genomic region:
- a CDS encoding YeeE/YedE thiosulfate transporter family protein — translation MNQQQTTQKPDAYWNPLLAGVLLGLVLLATFVATGHGLGATGFTTRLTAWLGMNIVPAATSANEYLGGMVEEGKPLSSWITWQVIGVALGALISAYLAHRIAFKMDGAKFLGGSKRPFTALFGGILAGFGARIAAGCTSGLGLSGAAVLSLAGFTFLCTFFATGLIVSRFMKAEK, via the coding sequence ATGAATCAACAACAAACAACTCAAAAACCAGATGCTTACTGGAATCCACTACTAGCAGGCGTTTTGCTGGGCTTGGTATTGCTAGCAACATTTGTCGCAACTGGGCATGGTTTGGGTGCTACAGGCTTTACCACACGCCTTACTGCTTGGCTCGGTATGAATATTGTTCCGGCGGCAACAAGTGCTAACGAATACTTGGGTGGCATGGTTGAGGAGGGCAAGCCCTTAAGCTCTTGGATTACTTGGCAGGTGATTGGCGTTGCTCTTGGCGCGCTGATTTCTGCGTATCTTGCACACCGTATCGCATTCAAGATGGATGGCGCTAAGTTCCTAGGGGGATCAAAAAGACCCTTTACTGCCTTGTTTGGCGGCATCTTAGCTGGCTTTGGAGCTCGTATTGCAGCTGGCTGCACCAGTGGTCTTGGTTTATCAGGCGCAGCCGTTCTTAGTTTGGCTGGCTTTACCTTTTTATGTACATTTTTTGCAACAGGCTTAATTGTGAGTCGCTTTATGAAGGCGGAGAAATAA
- a CDS encoding rhodanese-like domain-containing protein, with the protein MNKVFMKYFLSLGLALFSTLVSAQSDSAPELLQIMEKSTKFTVNTSKGPVEITRVMTPCAKNKGWLQPIVPIKGVVPVDEIDILNALNDKDSLVVDMRVVDDRVKGTIPGSVGIPYTEVAMRMDELGCKKPAAGSTKWDCSKAKKVYAFCNGPVCPQSPMAMAAMVRDGFPATKIYYYRGGMLDWDALGLTTIKGEF; encoded by the coding sequence ATGAATAAGGTTTTTATGAAATACTTTTTATCCCTTGGTTTAGCGCTGTTTTCTACTCTTGTCTCAGCTCAGTCAGACTCTGCACCAGAACTTTTGCAGATTATGGAGAAATCAACCAAATTCACTGTGAACACCTCAAAGGGCCCTGTTGAAATTACCCGTGTTATGACGCCTTGTGCAAAAAATAAAGGCTGGTTGCAACCAATTGTGCCTATCAAGGGGGTTGTACCCGTAGATGAAATTGATATTTTGAATGCCTTAAATGACAAGGATTCTCTCGTTGTAGATATGCGTGTTGTGGATGATCGCGTCAAGGGCACCATTCCTGGATCAGTGGGCATTCCATATACAGAAGTAGCAATGCGCATGGATGAGCTAGGATGTAAGAAGCCTGCAGCTGGTTCTACTAAGTGGGATTGCTCTAAGGCGAAGAAGGTATACGCATTTTGTAATGGACCAGTTTGCCCCCAAAGTCCGATGGCCATGGCCGCAATGGTTCGCGATGGATTTCCAGCTACCAAAATTTACTACTACCGTGGCGGCATGCTCGATTGGGATGCGCTTGGCCTAACTACTATTAAGGGCGAGTTTTAA
- a CDS encoding high-potential iron-sulfur protein: MKNGRRQFMILSAAGACTLALNGKVQAQAMVSETDPQAAALGYKAVATSVDKAKYPKYAAGQECDNCALWQPKGSATAGGCSLFGTKQVAAKGWCSAYAKKA, encoded by the coding sequence ATGAAAAACGGTCGTCGCCAATTTATGATTTTGTCTGCTGCTGGTGCTTGCACCCTAGCGTTGAACGGTAAAGTTCAAGCTCAAGCAATGGTTTCTGAAACTGATCCACAAGCTGCTGCTTTGGGTTACAAAGCAGTTGCTACTTCTGTAGATAAAGCCAAGTATCCTAAGTATGCTGCTGGTCAAGAGTGTGATAACTGTGCATTGTGGCAGCCTAAAGGCTCTGCAACTGCTGGTGGTTGCTCTTTGTTTGGTACCAAGCAAGTTGCTGCTAAAGGCTGGTGCTCTGCTTACGCTAAAAAAGCTTAA
- a CDS encoding Crp/Fnr family transcriptional regulator, which translates to MKTIEIKSAWQGNSDCLSCSIRSSALFAELNEEDFSKIHEPIDDLRFESGSQIYGQGESANHLFTLREGYIKLLHVNSDGSGRIVRLVVPGDLFGMEALLEERYAHSAAALSNVHLCRIPKPIIQNLGEESPRLHRQIVKKWGEALSQSESWFSEINTGRIELRLARFFLRLAKEGDSGLAIAPLFKREDMGLMMDVKFETISRALASMADLGLISNVSRLSVQIPSIEKLRQFSLAGM; encoded by the coding sequence ATGAAAACAATTGAAATTAAAAGTGCATGGCAGGGTAATAGTGATTGCCTATCTTGCTCGATCAGAAGCTCTGCGCTTTTTGCGGAACTGAACGAAGAGGATTTCTCAAAGATTCATGAGCCAATTGATGACTTGCGCTTTGAGTCCGGCTCTCAAATTTATGGTCAAGGTGAATCTGCAAACCATTTGTTTACTTTGCGCGAGGGCTATATCAAGCTTTTGCATGTCAATTCTGATGGCTCTGGACGAATTGTCCGTTTAGTTGTTCCAGGGGATTTGTTTGGCATGGAGGCATTGCTTGAGGAGCGCTATGCGCATTCGGCTGCAGCCTTATCCAATGTCCATTTATGTCGCATTCCTAAGCCCATTATTCAGAACTTGGGTGAGGAGTCTCCCAGATTGCACCGGCAGATTGTTAAAAAATGGGGTGAAGCACTATCTCAATCCGAGTCTTGGTTTTCAGAGATTAATACCGGACGTATTGAGTTGCGTCTTGCCCGTTTCTTTTTACGTTTAGCGAAAGAGGGGGATAGCGGTCTCGCTATTGCACCATTATTTAAGCGGGAAGATATGGGCCTCATGATGGATGTTAAGTTTGAGACCATTAGTCGTGCTTTAGCCTCGATGGCTGATCTAGGTTTAATTTCTAACGTGAGTCGCTTAAGCGTACAAATACCCAGCATTGAAAAATTACGTCAGTTTTCCTTAGCGGGAATGTAA
- a CDS encoding bifunctional 2-polyprenyl-6-hydroxyphenol methylase/3-demethylubiquinol 3-O-methyltransferase UbiG: MSFSDAAQFWNERFNQEEFIFGKEPNEYLVQQAKIFLKPGNQVLCIADGEGRNGVWLAKQGMSVTGFDVSDIALAKAKQFAKENQVEVSYSLSDSDGFDWQDQFYDAVIAIFIQFADPKMRARIFKQAHQSLKPGGILILQGYTPKQLEYKTGGPSLIDHLYTEEMIRDLAKDFEILDLCCYEKELSEGARHTGMSALLGLTAKKC; encoded by the coding sequence ATGAGTTTTTCTGATGCCGCCCAATTTTGGAATGAACGCTTTAATCAAGAAGAGTTTATTTTTGGAAAAGAGCCGAATGAGTATCTTGTACAGCAAGCAAAGATCTTTTTAAAACCTGGAAACCAGGTTCTTTGCATTGCTGATGGAGAAGGGCGAAATGGAGTGTGGCTTGCCAAACAAGGTATGTCAGTCACAGGTTTTGATGTATCTGATATTGCGCTAGCCAAGGCCAAGCAGTTTGCAAAAGAAAATCAAGTTGAGGTCTCTTATAGCTTGTCTGACTCGGATGGGTTTGATTGGCAAGATCAGTTTTATGATGCGGTTATAGCAATATTCATTCAATTTGCTGACCCCAAAATGCGCGCTCGGATTTTTAAGCAGGCACACCAATCTCTTAAGCCGGGTGGTATTTTAATTCTTCAAGGCTATACCCCTAAGCAACTCGAATATAAAACTGGCGGCCCATCATTAATTGATCATCTCTATACCGAAGAAATGATTCGTGATCTGGCTAAAGATTTTGAAATTCTGGATCTCTGCTGCTATGAAAAAGAGCTCTCTGAAGGTGCTAGGCATACTGGAATGTCAGCTCTTCTAGGTTTGACTGCCAAAAAATGCTAA
- a CDS encoding O-succinylhomoserine sulfhydrylase — protein sequence MKSKTPRQKPDFSKLAPETIAVRAGTRRTAEYQEHSEALFLTSSFCFDSAELAADGFAHADQGFIYSRFTNPTVSMFQDRLAALEGGDACIATSSGMAAILTMAMSHLQAGDHVVCSRSVFGATIQLFSNILGRFGITTTYVDLSDSKAWQNAVQENTKLFYLETPSNPLTEIADIKAIAKIAKKAKALFAVDNCFCTPALQKPLSLGADVVIHSATKYLDGQGRVVGGAIVGSNDFIMGKVFPYVRTAGPTLSAFNAWVFLKGLETLELRMKQQSQNALALAQWLEKQAGVERVYHPGLKSHPQHALAMRQQKAGGAILSFTLKGGKKAAFKLINQTKLCSITANLGDTRSTITHPATTTHCRVSPEARRAAGITDGLVRIAVGLENIIDLKNDLVGGLKK from the coding sequence CCAAAAACCCGATTTTTCAAAGCTGGCGCCTGAGACTATTGCAGTGCGCGCCGGCACACGCCGAACTGCCGAGTATCAAGAACACTCTGAGGCGTTATTTTTGACTTCAAGCTTTTGTTTTGATAGTGCTGAATTAGCAGCAGATGGATTTGCCCATGCTGATCAAGGCTTTATCTATTCCCGCTTTACCAATCCAACGGTGAGTATGTTTCAGGATCGTCTTGCTGCACTTGAAGGCGGAGATGCGTGTATTGCGACTTCTTCAGGTATGGCTGCAATTCTGACGATGGCTATGTCTCATCTGCAAGCGGGCGACCATGTGGTTTGCTCACGCTCAGTATTTGGTGCAACGATTCAATTGTTTAGCAATATTCTGGGGCGCTTTGGTATTACAACCACTTATGTGGATCTGTCAGATTCCAAGGCCTGGCAAAATGCGGTTCAAGAAAATACCAAGCTATTTTATTTAGAAACGCCATCCAATCCACTAACTGAGATTGCCGATATCAAGGCAATTGCTAAGATAGCAAAAAAGGCGAAGGCGCTTTTTGCTGTGGACAACTGCTTCTGCACTCCAGCATTGCAAAAACCACTTTCACTTGGGGCTGATGTAGTTATTCATTCAGCAACGAAGTACTTGGATGGTCAAGGCAGGGTAGTTGGTGGTGCGATTGTGGGTAGTAATGATTTCATTATGGGCAAGGTATTCCCATACGTGAGAACTGCTGGCCCAACACTATCAGCTTTTAACGCCTGGGTGTTTTTAAAAGGTCTAGAAACCCTTGAACTACGCATGAAACAGCAAAGTCAAAATGCTTTAGCACTGGCTCAGTGGTTAGAAAAGCAAGCCGGAGTGGAGCGTGTTTATCACCCCGGTCTGAAGTCTCACCCTCAACATGCATTAGCAATGCGCCAACAAAAAGCAGGTGGTGCTATTCTTTCCTTTACCTTGAAGGGTGGAAAGAAAGCTGCCTTCAAACTGATCAACCAGACTAAGCTTTGCTCTATTACCGCTAATCTGGGTGATACTCGTAGCACCATTACTCATCCTGCAACCACTACGCATTGCAGGGTCAGCCCTGAGGCACGTAGAGCTGCCGGCATTACAGACGGTTTAGTACGTATTGCTGTTGGCCTCGAAAATATCATCGATTTAAAAAACGATCTTGTTGGTGGTCTTAAGAAGTAA